In bacterium, the genomic stretch TGCCGGGCATATTTGGTGATAGGTAACAGGAAAAAATAGTGGCTGACAGCACAGCCGCCAGCCACTATTGCTATCTTATCCTGCCTGCTATTTCTTAGAGTCTTTCTTAGCCGGCTCAGGAGCATTTTTCTGCTGCTCTGCCTGCATCGCCTTGACACGCTGGTCATAGTCGGCCAACCATTTCTGCTCGGCGGCGACCAGTTCAGGATGCTTGAGCTGCTGAAACTTGGTGACCAACTGCTCATGAGAAGCTCTGTCGTTATGCGCAACCTCACTCGCGGTCTTATATTGCTCAAGAGCTTTGGCGGTAGTGGCTGCCTTCTGCTCAGGTTTTTCATTTGCAGCCTGAGCCATCAGCATGTCACCCAAAAGTATCCTCAGGTCTGGAGTGTCGATCGTGTCATTTGCGCCCATAACCAGCGGATAGAGTATGTCCAGACCCTCCTTGGTCTTGCCGTTCTCATAGAGAAGCTGGGCAAGTTTTGCGTTGATTATCTGATTGTCAACCCTGTTGGTGCGCGCTTTCTTCAACGCACTTATGGCATCCGTGGTCATCTTCATACTCTTTGCAGGCTCGGTAAACGCTGTGCGCGCCTTCGCGATCAACCAGTATGCGCGCAGTTCGGGATCACTAATCTTGACGTTCTCATTCTTCTGCATCTGAGCCTGGAATGCCATCAGACCAGTCATCTTACGGTCATCAGCAATCTGTTTGCGCCTGTCGCTGGTGGCTTTCTTGTCCATCTTGGCAGGGAGCTTGGGTGTTATGCTCTCCAACTTCACGATAAACGTGCCATAGTCCGTCTTGATGGGCGAAGATACACCACCCGGCTTCAGCTTGGCAACAGCGTCCCTTACCTCAGTGGGCAGCGACCAGCGAGTGTCGAATGAGTATTCGGTCGCCGAATCACTATTCATCAGGGAACCCTGCGAATTCTCTTTTGCAATCTTTGCAAAATCCGCACCACCCCGAATTTCGGTCATGATCTTGTCGATGCGGGTCTTCAACTGGTCCTCTGGCATGATACCTTTCATAAACGCAATTTGACGTATCTTATAGACATTGTAGCTGTCTTTGATGTCCTGCTCGGTGACTGGCTTGAGACCCTTTTCAATCTTTTTCTGTATGCCCTCAAACGCCAGCTTCGCGCGAATATCATCGGCAGGTATCTTTGCGCGGATCTGATCTTCAATGTTGCGTATGGAACCACCAACACTGGCGAGTTCTTTCTTGAATTTGGAATCTTCCCTGGGATTGAGCGTGCGCTCTTCGGCTGTCAGTTCGCTGCCCATTATGGACTCACGGCTCTGATTGAGTGCCTTGACAACCTGCGCATCGATCTCCTCATTTACCCTGCGATCACTGATATCGACACCCATCTTTTCAGCTTCGCTGAGTATCATACGACTTTGGACCGTCTGAACAAACAGTCCTGCCCGTGCATTCGCAAGCTGGAGAGCGGAACGCATGCCCTGGTTCCTTGCCTGATCGCTTGTAGCTGCCCACATATTCTCGAAATCGGCACGCTTTATCTCTTTGCCGTTGACTACTGCGACTACATCATTGCCACCTTTAGCACTGCTGCCGCCTTTTCCGCCGGGCATAGCACCAAATGTAAATATTGCACCCACTATGAAGACAATGGCTATTCCAAGCATGACCCACTTGAGGTGCTGGCCAAACTCAGTTCTCAGTTTGTAAATACTCATGTATGGATAATCCTCCGGATGGATCGATCATAATGCATTACAATTCTAATGTTACAGAACCTGCCGCGCAAAGTCAAGAAATCCAATCGAAACATATCATCCGCCTGCATCGACGCCTTGCTCGGATTATGTTGGAAGCGCATAATGCGAGGCTCTGAGAGCATTATTCACACTCCTGGTAAATAATGCAGGCCAGCGGGTGAAGCATGCGTTAAGCCAACCTACAATGCTCGGCCAATGCTTCACCCCTACAAGCACCTCACGATCATTAGTGGAATGACGCTTTTGCGTCTACGACTTCACCTTTTGTGCTCTGCTTGACGAATTTAGACTCGGCTATCAGACGCTGCAGTTCCTTCTCAAACGCCTTGCTATCCAATGGCAGGCGCACTGTGGAATCGGTGAGAGTGGAATAGAGCATTGCATTTGCAAGCTCGACAGACCTGATCCCATCTTCCGCCGGTGAAATCAATGGAGTGCCATCCAATATTGCATCAACAAAATTTTGCGTTATCTCTGAGTGCTGGCCGCCGGCCTTTACGGGGATATCTATGTTCCATATGGGCGGGAAGACAAAACCGGCTGGGCATGTCCTGCTGAACTGAGTTGTCTGAACTTCATTTCTCGTGTAGCTGAACTTGCCGCCCTCGATGACCACCTTGCCCTGCTCGCCCGCCACTTCCAGACGGTTCGTGCCGGGAAACTCGCCGGTGGAGGTTATCAGCACACCAGTCGCTTTGTTGGCATACTCCATATAGGCCGTCACTTCATCCTCGATCTCAACATTATGGCGCACGCCGAACCTGCAGAAAGCACGAACGCTCTCGGGCATACCGAAGAAATATTGCCATAGATCAAGATAGTGAGGACACTGGTTCATAAGCACACCGCCGCCCTCGCCGGACCATGTGCCTCGCCAACCGCCGTTGGCATAATACGCCTCGCTCCTGAACCAGTCTGTGCAAGTCCAGTTGACACGCACAATCTCGCCCAACTCACCGCTGTCGATAAGATACTTTAACTTCTTCCACCAGCCGATGGTACGCAGGTTGAACATTACAGCGAAGACCTGCTTTGGGTCCTTATGAGCCGCCAACAGGCGCTCACAATCAGCCTTATGCACAGAAATTGGCTTTTCCACCAGGACATGAAGACCCTGTTCGAGAGCATCGATGCCTATGGTAGTATGAGAATAATGAGGTGTAGATATCAGAACTGCATCGACCTCACCGGAACGGATCATCTCCTCGCTGCTGGTAAACCTTTTCAGGTCTGAAAACTTCTCAATACGGCTTGGGTCGATATCACAGACTGCAGTAAACTCGCAGCGCTTTACGTCTCCGGCGCGCAGGTAGTTGGCGTGATGGTTGCCTATTACCCCCAGACCGATTATTCCCAAGCGGACATTTCCACTCATTGTTCTTCCTTTCCATCAACATACTGTTGTTGTTCATGCGCAATATTCGCACTGATAATACATACTTAAATGTCAAAAGCCCAGTTGCCTTCCACAAAACTCACTCTATAAGATTGTTGCGGATGTAATCAAAGCTGATTTTGAGTGATTCAAAGGGATCATGCTGACACTCATCTTGCTCAACGATATACCATTGACAGCCGGAGCCTTGCGCGGTATGGACTATCTCATGCCAGTTCAAATTGCCACTGCCTATCTCGGCAAATGTAACTGTCAGATCGGGCATGACGGCATAGTCCTTCATATGAAGCAGCGGCAGACGCCCATCCAGCTTCCGACACCAGGCAGCCGGGTCGCCTCCGCCATACTGAACCCAGTATGTGTCTATCTCGCCCTGGAGATGACGCTTGTCGGTGTGAGAATATATCACATCCAACATCAGCTCGTCGTCAAATCGACGAAACTCGATGTGGTGATTATGATACGCAAGCGTTATCCCGGCATCAGCCAGCACACTGCCTGAAGAGTCAAGACGCGCGGCAAAAGACTTAACATCGTCAAGCGAATTCAGTTCCACACCCGATGGATAAGGATATGCGGTATATGTACAATCGAGTTTTTTAAGCCGATCTATTACTGCATTCGGATCATCGAGCAGTGTTTGAGTATCCTCATGGGTGGCACAGCAGACCAGTCCTTCTCCGTCGAGAATTTTTACAAGTTCGGACTCGTCGATGGGACCCATTCCACTGATCTGAACTGCCTGATAACCGATGTCACTTACCTTCTTGAGCGAAGCCGCAACATCGGCAGGCGTCTTCAGGTGGTCTCTAATTGTGTATAACTGCGCCGCTACCTGCTTCAGCTTCATTTTCCGACCTCCAGCATCGCCTCAAGTTCTTTGACATTGCTCGCTCGTGATAAACCTTCCTCTCTTGCGATCATTCCTCTCTTAACCAGTTCGGCGAGGTATTGATCCAGCGTCATCATCCCCTGTCTGCCGCCGGTCTGTATCATGGAAGATATCTGGAACGTCTTTGCCTCCCGGATCAGGTTTCGGATGGCTGTCGAGTTCACCATTGTCTCGAAAGCGGCAACTCTTCCCTTGCCGTCCGCCCGCTTGAGCAGTGTTTGGGAAACCACACCTATCAAGTTGTTGGCCAACTGCATTCGTATCTGGGCTTGCTGATAGTTTGGGAAAACGTCGATGATACGGTCTACAGTCTGAACGGCATCCTGAGTGTGCAGCGTCGCAAATACCAAGTGACCGGTCTCAGCAGCAGTAATCGCAAGGTGGATCGTCTCAAGATCACGCATCTCACCGACCAGGATAACATCAGGGTCCTGCCTGAGAACATATTTCAAGGCGTTGTTGAATGAAAGAGTGTCCGTGCCCAATTCGCGCTGGTTGATGATCGACTTTTTGCACTCGTGGACAAACTCGACCGGGTCTTCCACAGTCATTATATGCTCGGACCTGCTTGAATTTATGTAATCGATCATTGCAGCCAGAGTGGTGGATTTGCCGGAACCAGTCGGGCCGGTTACCAGAACCATTCCTCTCGGACGCTCTGCAAAATACTGGCAGACAGGAGGCAAGTTCAGTTCCTGCATACTCATGATATTAGTAGGAATCGCACGCTGGACCATACTCACCATACCGCGCTGCTGCATAATATTCGTTCGATATCTGGAGACATTCGGTATCTCATATGCAAGGTCCATCTCCATCTCTTCCTCAAAACGTGCCCGCCGAACGTCGTTCATTACGCTATATGCCAGACTGCGAGAGTCATCAGGAGTCAGCACAGGATACTGTTTCTGGGGTATCAGATCACCGTGTATGCGCATCAAAGGATGATTGCGCGCCTTGATGTGGAGGTCAGAGCCACCCCTTTCGACCAGAAGCGTCAACATCTCGTCTATAAATTCTCTGTTCATCGCTCGACTCATTTGACCACCCCCTGCAGTGCCTTCGCGGCCATTCGTTCCAGTTCGCGAGGATTCGATGATTTGGAAATGGCATCGTCGTAGTTGACAACGCGCCTCCTCAATAGACCGACAAGATACTGATCCAGAGAGATCATTCCAAAGTCACCCCCGGCCTGAATATCCGAATATATCTGGTGAGTCTTGCCCTCTCGTATCAGTGAGCGAATAGCCGGGGTCGCAACCATCACCTCGAATGCCGCTATTCGACCGCCTTGGGCATCTATCCTTGGTAAAAGCTGCTGAGAAATTACGGCCTGAATGGTAACCGATAACTGCATACGTATCTGAGACTGCTGCTCAGGAGGAAAAACGTCGATGACACGGTCGATTGTTTGAGGAGCATCTGTCGTGTGCAAGGTCCCAAATACAAGGTGACCGGTCTCAGCTGCCGTGATCGCAAGAGATATGGTCTCGAGGTCTCTCATCTCACCGACCAGAATCACATCAGGGTCCTGCCTCAAAACATGCTTTAGGGCCTCCGCAAATGAGTGAGTGTCCTGCTCCAACTCGCGCTGATTGACAGAACACATTTTATCCTGATGCACAAACTCGATCGGGTCCTCAATCGTAATTATATGCGCTTTCTCACGCTCGTTGATGTGATTTATCATAGCTGCCAGACTGGTCGATTTACCTGAACCCGTGGGGCCGGTCACCAATACCAGGCCTCTCG encodes the following:
- a CDS encoding SurA N-terminal domain-containing protein yields the protein MSIYKLRTEFGQHLKWVMLGIAIVFIVGAIFTFGAMPGGKGGSSAKGGNDVVAVVNGKEIKRADFENMWAATSDQARNQGMRSALQLANARAGLFVQTVQSRMILSEAEKMGVDISDRRVNEEIDAQVVKALNQSRESIMGSELTAEERTLNPREDSKFKKELASVGGSIRNIEDQIRAKIPADDIRAKLAFEGIQKKIEKGLKPVTEQDIKDSYNVYKIRQIAFMKGIMPEDQLKTRIDKIMTEIRGGADFAKIAKENSQGSLMNSDSATEYSFDTRWSLPTEVRDAVAKLKPGGVSSPIKTDYGTFIVKLESITPKLPAKMDKKATSDRRKQIADDRKMTGLMAFQAQMQKNENVKISDPELRAYWLIAKARTAFTEPAKSMKMTTDAISALKKARTNRVDNQIINAKLAQLLYENGKTKEGLDILYPLVMGANDTIDTPDLRILLGDMLMAQAANEKPEQKAATTAKALEQYKTASEVAHNDRASHEQLVTKFQQLKHPELVAAEQKWLADYDQRVKAMQAEQQKNAPEPAKKDSKK
- a CDS encoding type IV pilus twitching motility protein PilT — its product is MAELYIDQLLTQMVEKSGSDLHLRYGQPPIMRIHGKLTPTNFPIIEKVEDIVFPILNEERRKRLEEFMELDLSYEIENVSRFRVNCFRQRGHVGAVLRAIPIKIKTIDDLGLPQVTKDICLRPRGLVLVTGPTGSGKSTSLAAMINHINEREKAHIITIEDPIEFVHQDKMCSVNQRELEQDTHSFAEALKHVLRQDPDVILVGEMRDLETISLAITAAETGHLVFGTLHTTDAPQTIDRVIDVFPPEQQSQIRMQLSVTIQAVISQQLLPRIDAQGGRIAAFEVMVATPAIRSLIREGKTHQIYSDIQAGGDFGMISLDQYLVGLLRRRVVNYDDAISKSSNPRELERMAAKALQGVVK
- a CDS encoding Gfo/Idh/MocA family oxidoreductase, producing MSGNVRLGIIGLGVIGNHHANYLRAGDVKRCEFTAVCDIDPSRIEKFSDLKRFTSSEEMIRSGEVDAVLISTPHYSHTTIGIDALEQGLHVLVEKPISVHKADCERLLAAHKDPKQVFAVMFNLRTIGWWKKLKYLIDSGELGEIVRVNWTCTDWFRSEAYYANGGWRGTWSGEGGGVLMNQCPHYLDLWQYFFGMPESVRAFCRFGVRHNVEIEDEVTAYMEYANKATGVLITSTGEFPGTNRLEVAGEQGKVVIEGGKFSYTRNEVQTTQFSRTCPAGFVFPPIWNIDIPVKAGGQHSEITQNFVDAILDGTPLISPAEDGIRSVELANAMLYSTLTDSTVRLPLDSKAFEKELQRLIAESKFVKQSTKGEVVDAKASFH
- a CDS encoding sugar phosphate isomerase/epimerase: MKLKQVAAQLYTIRDHLKTPADVAASLKKVSDIGYQAVQISGMGPIDESELVKILDGEGLVCCATHEDTQTLLDDPNAVIDRLKKLDCTYTAYPYPSGVELNSLDDVKSFAARLDSSGSVLADAGITLAYHNHHIEFRRFDDELMLDVIYSHTDKRHLQGEIDTYWVQYGGGDPAAWCRKLDGRLPLLHMKDYAVMPDLTVTFAEIGSGNLNWHEIVHTAQGSGCQWYIVEQDECQHDPFESLKISFDYIRNNLIE
- a CDS encoding type IV pilus twitching motility protein PilT → MLTLLVERGGSDLHIKARNHPLMRIHGDLIPQKQYPVLTPDDSRSLAYSVMNDVRRARFEEEMEMDLAYEIPNVSRYRTNIMQQRGMVSMVQRAIPTNIMSMQELNLPPVCQYFAERPRGMVLVTGPTGSGKSTTLAAMIDYINSSRSEHIMTVEDPVEFVHECKKSIINQRELGTDTLSFNNALKYVLRQDPDVILVGEMRDLETIHLAITAAETGHLVFATLHTQDAVQTVDRIIDVFPNYQQAQIRMQLANNLIGVVSQTLLKRADGKGRVAAFETMVNSTAIRNLIREAKTFQISSMIQTGGRQGMMTLDQYLAELVKRGMIAREEGLSRASNVKELEAMLEVGK